A genomic window from Prunus persica cultivar Lovell chromosome G2, Prunus_persica_NCBIv2, whole genome shotgun sequence includes:
- the LOC18785321 gene encoding uncharacterized protein LOC18785321 produces MAVQAQYPSNILFLNRNSQEGHDYSLQAQPGGYLDQSHMLFNNGGGAVNNTINQRKRGRETSAATEISPSILPFSLQQQSQPPPPQLIDLSQLYSNNHDHNNPNVVSTGLRLSFGWLRVGTCTRVWLREGWVTGEGWLKGGVE; encoded by the exons ATGGCAGTTCAAGCTCAATACCCTTCAAATATCCTCTTTCTAAACAG AAACTCACAAGAAGGGCATGATTATTCCTTACAAGCACAGCCAGGAGGATATCTTGATCAATCCCACATGCTATTCAAcaatggaggaggag CAGTCAATAATACTATCAATCAGCgcaaaagaggaagagaaactTCAGCTGCCACTGAAATCTCACCTTCAATCCTTCCTTTCTCTCTGCAACAACAATCccaacctcctcctcctcagcTCATCGACCTCTCCCAACTTTACAGCAACAACCACGACCACAACAATCCCAATGTGGTCTCCACGGGCCTCCGTTTATCCTTTGGATGGTTGAGGGTAGGTACATGTACAAGAGTATGGCTGAGGGAAGGATGGGTGACGGGAGAGGGGTGGCTGAAAGGTGGGGTTGAGTAG
- the LOC18787566 gene encoding dof zinc finger protein DOF2.5 isoform X1, producing the protein MDTAQWPQESGELDKAMEDHEMGSNACPRSALEKRARPQEQLNCPRCNSTNTKFCYYNNYSLTQPRYFCKTCRRYWTEGGTLRNVPVGGGSRKNKKSTSSSASSSASLLSKNSIPDLNPPSSLSHFSAHQNPRSTHEGQDLNLAFNAMEQYQQNPAAGASTSSSAPLSAMELLRTGIASRGVNSFIPTQNMADHSNTLYASSPGFSLQEFKPNLGFCVDGLGNRYGDHEINGGRLLFPFGDLKQISSSTAHHELDHHQNKGQGNPTGYWNGLLGGGSW; encoded by the exons ATGGACACTGCTCAATGGCCGCAG GAGAGTGGAGAACTGGACAAGGCCATGGAAGATCATGAGATGGGGTCTAATGCGTGCCCAAGGTCAGCTTTAGAGAAAAGGGCAAGGCCTCAAGAGCAATTGAATTGTCCAAGGTGCAATTCAACCAACACCAAGTTTTGTTACTACAACAACTACAGCCTCACTCAACCAAGGTACTTTTGCAAGACATGCAGAAGGTATTGGACTGAAGGTGGAACTCTCAGAAATGTCCCAGTTGGAGGAGGTTCaagaaagaacaagaaatCCACATCATCATCTGCATCATCATCAGCTTCACTATTATCAAAGAATAGTATTCCTGATCTCAACCCACCAAGTAGCCTCTCACACTTTTCAGCTCATCAAAACCCTAGGAGCACCCATGAAGGCCAAGATCTTAATCTGGCTTTCAATGCCATGGAGCAGTACCAACAAAACCCAGCAGCTGGAGCTAGCACTTCCTCATCAGCTCCTCTTTCAGCCATGGAGCTGCTTAGGACTGGCATTGCTTCCAGAGGTGTGAATTCATTTATACCAACCCAGAATATGGCTGATCATTCAAATACTCTCTATGCATCATCACCTGGGTTCTCCTTGCAAGAATTCAAACCAAACCTTGGTTTCTGTGTTGATGGGCTTGGAAATAGGTATGGCGATCATGAGATTAATGGTGGAAGGCTCTTGTTTCCATTTGGGGACTTGAAACAGATTTCAAGCTCTACAGCCCATCATGAACTTGATCATCATCAGAATAAGGGGCAAGGCAATCCAACTGGTTATTGGAATGGTTTATTGGGTGGAGGCTCGTGGTGA
- the LOC18787566 gene encoding dof zinc finger protein DOF2.5 isoform X2 — MEDHEMGSNACPRSALEKRARPQEQLNCPRCNSTNTKFCYYNNYSLTQPRYFCKTCRRYWTEGGTLRNVPVGGGSRKNKKSTSSSASSSASLLSKNSIPDLNPPSSLSHFSAHQNPRSTHEGQDLNLAFNAMEQYQQNPAAGASTSSSAPLSAMELLRTGIASRGVNSFIPTQNMADHSNTLYASSPGFSLQEFKPNLGFCVDGLGNRYGDHEINGGRLLFPFGDLKQISSSTAHHELDHHQNKGQGNPTGYWNGLLGGGSW, encoded by the coding sequence ATGGAAGATCATGAGATGGGGTCTAATGCGTGCCCAAGGTCAGCTTTAGAGAAAAGGGCAAGGCCTCAAGAGCAATTGAATTGTCCAAGGTGCAATTCAACCAACACCAAGTTTTGTTACTACAACAACTACAGCCTCACTCAACCAAGGTACTTTTGCAAGACATGCAGAAGGTATTGGACTGAAGGTGGAACTCTCAGAAATGTCCCAGTTGGAGGAGGTTCaagaaagaacaagaaatCCACATCATCATCTGCATCATCATCAGCTTCACTATTATCAAAGAATAGTATTCCTGATCTCAACCCACCAAGTAGCCTCTCACACTTTTCAGCTCATCAAAACCCTAGGAGCACCCATGAAGGCCAAGATCTTAATCTGGCTTTCAATGCCATGGAGCAGTACCAACAAAACCCAGCAGCTGGAGCTAGCACTTCCTCATCAGCTCCTCTTTCAGCCATGGAGCTGCTTAGGACTGGCATTGCTTCCAGAGGTGTGAATTCATTTATACCAACCCAGAATATGGCTGATCATTCAAATACTCTCTATGCATCATCACCTGGGTTCTCCTTGCAAGAATTCAAACCAAACCTTGGTTTCTGTGTTGATGGGCTTGGAAATAGGTATGGCGATCATGAGATTAATGGTGGAAGGCTCTTGTTTCCATTTGGGGACTTGAAACAGATTTCAAGCTCTACAGCCCATCATGAACTTGATCATCATCAGAATAAGGGGCAAGGCAATCCAACTGGTTATTGGAATGGTTTATTGGGTGGAGGCTCGTGGTGA
- the LOC18785383 gene encoding ORM1-like protein 2, whose protein sequence is MASLYVKAVPPADLNRNTEWFMYPGVWTTYILILFFSWLLVLSIFGCSPGMAWTIVNLSHFLVTYHFFHWKKGTPFAEDQGIYNGLTWWEQMDSGKQLTRNRKFLTVVPVVLYLIASHTTDYQHPMLFFNSLAVIVLVIAKFPNMHKVRIFGINGDK, encoded by the exons ATGGCGAGTCTGTATGTGAAAGCTGTGCCACCTGCGGATCTGAATAGGAACACAGAGTGGTTCATGTACCCTGGTGTTTGGACCACCTATATTctcatcctcttcttctcttggCTCCTTGTGCTCTCAATCTTTGGCTGCTCTCCTGGCATGGCTTGGACCATAGTTaatctctctcattttttg GTCACTTATCACTTCTTCCACTGGAAGAAAGGAACTCCCTTCGCTGAAGATCAGGGGATCTACAATGGACTTACTTGGTGGGAGCAGATGGATAGTGGAAAGCAGCTCACCCGCAACAGGAAGTTCTTAACCGTTGTTCCTGTGGTGCT GTACTTGATAGCCTCACACACAACTGACTACCAGCACCCGATGCTCTTTTTCAACAGTCTTGCAGTCATTGTGCTAGTTATTGCCAAATTCCCCAATATGCACAAAGTCCGGATCTTCGGAATCAATGGAGATAAGTGA
- the LOC18785116 gene encoding aluminum-activated malate transporter 10, with translation MVNEKDVSGNLHWRINVPDGTTNVLVPESGIVDKVWLELNGVLGGLRLKVWRFLLKAWDLGVAEPKKAIHALKVGLALSIVSLFYYMRSLYESVGGNAMWAVMTVVVVFESTVGATLYKSINRPAGTFLAGSLGLGVHWIAYKSGEKFEPIIIGISVFFFASAATFSRFIPSVKSRFDYGALIFILTFSLVSVSGYRVGELSELAYDRLSTIGIGTSFCILISMLFYPTWAGDELHRLIYRNLEKLADSLDGIVLEYFKDNEAVTEDNCPAKEIKGYKCVLDSKATEDNWAKLARWEPAHGSFNFKHPWKQYLKIGASMHSCAYCIEALSSCMESETQAAGIGQLKKHLSNACKTTNKYSSGILRELAKTIKTMTKSSDMGSLVWEMNNAVQELQNSLKSVPIGLIAPTPEDTDDGKGESFITPVVEVLSVTTLVSLLIENAARINGIVDAVNELAGQVDMKPAPQENSKQYKPSSDTPH, from the exons ATGGTGAATGAAAAGGATGTGTCAGGGAATTTGCACTGGAGGATCAATGTACCTGATGGGACAACAAATGTATTAGTCCCAGAATCCGGGATAGTCGATAAGGTCTGGCTCGAGTTGAATGGTGTGCTTGGAGGGTTGAGATTGAAAGTATGGAGGTTTTTACTGAAGGCATGGGATTTAGGAGTTGCTGAGCCCAAAAAGGCCATCCATGCTCTCAAAGTAGGGTTGGCTCTTTCAATTGTGTCACTTTTTTACTATATGAGGTCTTTGTATGAAAGTGTTGGAGGGAATGCAATGTGGGCAGTTATGACTGTTGTAGTAGTTTTTGAATCCACTGTGG GTGCTACACTTTATAAAAGCATAAATAGACCAGCAGGAACTTTTCTTGCTGGATCACTTGGTTTGGGTGTCCACTGGATTGCTTATAAGTCAGGAGAAAAGTTTGAGCCCATAATTATTGGAATCTCAGTTTTCTTCTTCG CTTCAGCAGCAACCTTCTCTCGATTCATCCCGTCAGTCAAATCCCGATTTGATTACGGTGCTCTGATCTTCATCCTCACCTTCAGCTTAGTTTCAGTTTCCGGATATCGTGTTGGTGAATTATCTGAGTTGGCTTACGACAGATTGTCCACCATTGGCATTGGGACCTCCTTTTGCATTCTAATTAGCATGCTTTTCTACCCCACTTGGGCTGGTGATGAGCTTCACAGATTGATCTATCGTAACCTGGAGAAACTGGCTGATTCCTTGGATGGTAT TGTCTTGGAGTACTTCAAAGACAATGAAGCTGTGACTGAAGACAATTGTCCTGCAAAGGAAATCAAAGGGTATAAATGTGTGCTTGATTCAAAGGCAACAGAAGACAATTGG GCTAAACTTGCAAGGTGGGAGCCTGCACATGGCAGCTTCAATTTTAAACATCCATGGAAACAGTACCTCAAGATCGGGGCATCGATGCATAGTTGTGCTTATTGCATTGAGGCTCTCAGCAGTTGCATGGAGTCAGAAACCCAGGCTG CTGGAATTGGACAGCTAAAGAAGCATCTCAGCAATGCCTGCAAgacaacaaacaaatattcttcaGGTATCTTGAGAGAATTggcaaaaacaattaaaacaatgACAAAATCATCTGACATGGGCTCTTTGGTTTGGGAGATGAACAATGCAGTGCAGGAACTTCAAAATTCCTTGAAATCTGTACCCATCGGCCTCATTGCACCGACACCAGAAGACACTGATGATGGCAAAGGAGAGTCCTTCATAACACCAGTGGTGGAGGTTCTTTCAGTGACCACATTAGTATCTTTGCTGATTGAAAATGCAGCAAGAATCAATGGAATTGTTGATGCAGTTAATGAGCTAGCAGGCCAAGTAGATATGAAGCCTGCGCCGCAAGAAAATTCCAAGCAATACAAGCCCTCCTCGGATACCCCACATTAG
- the LOC18786354 gene encoding uncharacterized protein LOC18786354 isoform X2, whose translation MGLLTNRVERNEIKLGDHIYTYRAVFTYSHHGIYLGGSKVVHFRPERNLNLSTEASSDVYDSMTCPTFPDCGFRQPNSGVVLSCLDCFLKNGSLYCFEYGVSPSVFLAKVRGGTCTTAASDSPETVVHRAMYLLQNGFGNYDVFQNNCEDFTMYCKTGLLIVDKQGVGRSGQASSIIGAPLAAILSSPLKLLMPSPVGVATMTAGMYCMSRYATDIGVRTDVIKVAVEDLAVNLGWADDNEEEVTEVEESSMTQITR comes from the exons ATGGGTCTGCTCACGAACAGGGTTGAGAGAAACGAGATCaagcttggagaccacatcTACACCTACAGAGCTGTCTTCACCTACTCTCATCatg GTATATATCTTGGGGGAAGCAAGGTTGTCCATTTTAGGCCTGAGAGAAATTTGAACTTAAGCACTGAAGCATCATCTGACGTTTATGATTCAATGACCTGTCCCACCTTTCCTGACTGTGGATTCAGGCAACCCAACAGTGGCGTTGTCCTGTCATGCCTCGATTGCTTTCTCAAAAATGGATCCCTTTACTGCTTTGAATATGGTGTTAGCCCTTCAGTTTTCCTCGCAAAAGTACGGGGTGGCACATGCACCACTGCAGCATCTGACTCCCCAGAAACGGTTGTCCACCGTGCAATGTATCTTCTTCAAAATGGATTTGGCAACTATGACGTGTTTCAGAACAACTGTGAAGACTTTACTATGTATTGCAAAACTGGTCTCTTGATAGTAGACAAGCAGGGCGTTGGTAGAAGTGGTCAAGCTTCTTCAATCATCGGTGCCCCATTGGCAGCcattctttcttctcctctgAAGTTGTTGATGCCAAGCCCAGTTGGAGTGGCTACCATGACAGCTGGTATGTACTGTATGAGCAGGTATGCAACTGACATTGGTGTTCGAACCGATGTGATCAAGGTGGCGGTGGAGGATTTGGCTGTGAACTTGGGTTGGGCAGACGACAATGAGGAGGAGGTGACTGAGGTTGAGGAGTCTTCTATGACACAGATTACCAGATGA
- the LOC18786354 gene encoding uncharacterized protein LOC18786354 isoform X1: MGLLTNRVERNEIKLGDHIYTYRAVFTYSHHERILSSKIVQHKTLSGGIYLGGSKVVHFRPERNLNLSTEASSDVYDSMTCPTFPDCGFRQPNSGVVLSCLDCFLKNGSLYCFEYGVSPSVFLAKVRGGTCTTAASDSPETVVHRAMYLLQNGFGNYDVFQNNCEDFTMYCKTGLLIVDKQGVGRSGQASSIIGAPLAAILSSPLKLLMPSPVGVATMTAGMYCMSRYATDIGVRTDVIKVAVEDLAVNLGWADDNEEEVTEVEESSMTQITR; this comes from the exons ATGGGTCTGCTCACGAACAGGGTTGAGAGAAACGAGATCaagcttggagaccacatcTACACCTACAGAGCTGTCTTCACCTACTCTCATCatg AAAGGATTCTAAGCAGTAAAATTGTGCAGCATAAGACACTCTCCGGAG GTATATATCTTGGGGGAAGCAAGGTTGTCCATTTTAGGCCTGAGAGAAATTTGAACTTAAGCACTGAAGCATCATCTGACGTTTATGATTCAATGACCTGTCCCACCTTTCCTGACTGTGGATTCAGGCAACCCAACAGTGGCGTTGTCCTGTCATGCCTCGATTGCTTTCTCAAAAATGGATCCCTTTACTGCTTTGAATATGGTGTTAGCCCTTCAGTTTTCCTCGCAAAAGTACGGGGTGGCACATGCACCACTGCAGCATCTGACTCCCCAGAAACGGTTGTCCACCGTGCAATGTATCTTCTTCAAAATGGATTTGGCAACTATGACGTGTTTCAGAACAACTGTGAAGACTTTACTATGTATTGCAAAACTGGTCTCTTGATAGTAGACAAGCAGGGCGTTGGTAGAAGTGGTCAAGCTTCTTCAATCATCGGTGCCCCATTGGCAGCcattctttcttctcctctgAAGTTGTTGATGCCAAGCCCAGTTGGAGTGGCTACCATGACAGCTGGTATGTACTGTATGAGCAGGTATGCAACTGACATTGGTGTTCGAACCGATGTGATCAAGGTGGCGGTGGAGGATTTGGCTGTGAACTTGGGTTGGGCAGACGACAATGAGGAGGAGGTGACTGAGGTTGAGGAGTCTTCTATGACACAGATTACCAGATGA
- the LOC18785393 gene encoding bifunctional fucokinase/fucose pyrophosphorylase gives METSSLSRSRQKADVAGVLRKSWYHLRLSVRHPTRVPTWDAIVLTAASPEQAQLYEWQLTRAKRVGRIAASTITLAVPDPDGQRIGSGAATVHAIHALAKHYRTVGPHSEVATTSNGSSGFSESHKNPEDEVDDDDLSQMVSFIAKRHILLLHAGGDSKRVPWANPMGKVFLPLPYLAADDPDGPVPLLFDHILAIASCARQAFKNEGGIFTMTGDVLPCFDASNMVLPEDTSCIITVPITLDIASNHGVVVASKSRNVERSYTVSLVDNLLQKPSLEELVKNNAILDDGRTLLDTGIIAVRGKGWEELVALACSCQPMISELLKSGKEMSLYEDLVAAWVPAKHDWLCLRPSGEELVSRLGKQKMFSYCAYDLSFLHFGTSSEVLDHLSGASLVLVSRRHQCSIPATNLSDIAASAVLLSSKIAPAVSIGEDSLIYDSTISSGIQIGSLSIVVGINVPSVNSTAAENSFRFILPDRHCLWEVPLVGRTGRVIVYCGLHDNPKNSVSKDGTFCGKPWRKVLHDLGIQENDLWSSTGTHEKCLWNAKIFPILSYFEMLNLASWLMGLSDQNSKHFLSLWRSSPRVSLEELHRSIDFSKMCQGSIDHQADLAAGIAKACIKYGMLGCNLYQLCEEILQKEDLGVKICEDFLGLCPGLLEQNSKILPKSRAYQLQVDLLRACRNETTACKLDHKVWDAVAEETASAVKYGFKEYLFEAPSDIPTPVYKNNDFDGSADHSFHPRRVKVELPVRVDFVGGWSDTPPWSLERAGSVLNMAISLEGSLPIGAIIETAETIGVFIKDDAGNEIHIEDLTSIATPFDGNDPFRLVKSALLVTGIIHGSVVASMGLQIRTWAHVPRGSGLGTSSILAAAVVKGLLQITDGDESNENVARLVLVLEQLMGTGGGWQDQIGGLYPGIKFNASFPGIPLRLQVVPLLASPELISELQQRLLVVFTGQVRLAHQVLQKVVIRYLRRDNLLVSSIKRLAELAKIGREALMNCDIDDLGEIMLEAWRLHQELDPYCSNEFVDRLFGFAHPYCCGYKLVGAGGGGFSLLLAKDARHAKELRHLLEEDSSFDVKIYNWNIFLDN, from the exons ATGGAAACCAGTAGTCTCTCTCGATCCCGACAGAAGGCTGACGTGGCAGGCGTGCTCCGGAAATCATGGTACCATCTACGGCTGTCGGTGAGGCACCCGACCAGAGTTCCCACGTGGGACGCCATCGTCTTGACGGCGGCCAGTCCCGAGCAAGCCCAGCTCTATGAGTGGCAGCTCACGCGCGCCAAGCGGGTGGGCCGCATAGCCGCCTCCACGATCACTCTGGCCGTGCCCGACCCCGACGGCCAGCGCATCGGCTCCGGCGCCGCCACCGTCCACGCCATTCACGCCCTCGCCAAGCATTACCGTACAGTAGGCCCACACTCCGAG GTGGCAACTACAAGCAATGGTAGTTCTGGGTTCTCTGAGTCTCATAAAAATCCAGAGGATGAagtggatgatgatgatctctCGCAAATGGTTAGCTTCATTGCCAAAAGGCATATATTATTGCTACATGCTGGAGGTGATTCTAAAAGGGTCCCCTGGGCAAACCCCATGGGGAAAGTTTTCCTGCCACTTCCGTATCTAGCAGCTGATGACCCTGATGGGCCAGTCCCGCTGCTTTTTGATCATATACTTGCAATTGCTTCTTGTGCAAGACAAGCTTTTAAAAATGAAG GTGGAATATTTACTATGACTGGAGATGTACTTCCATGTTTTGATGCCTCTAACATGGTGCTTCCAGAGGACACGTCCTGTATCATCACTGTTCCCATCACCCTTGATATTGCGTCTAATCATGGTGTTGTTGTGGCATCTAAGAGTAGAAATGTAGAAAGAAGTTATACTGTCAGCTTAGTTGATAATCTCTTACAGAAACCTAGCTTAGAGGAACTTGTTAAGAACAATGCGATTCTTGATGATGGTAGAACACTTCTTGACACTGGAATAATAGCAGTTAGAGGTAAAGGGTGGGAGGAGCTTGTTGCACTTGCTTGTTCCTGCCAACCAATGATTTCAGAACTTCTAAAGAGCGGAAAAGAG ATGAGTTTATATGAAGATCTTGTAGCAGCTTGGGTACCTGCAAAACATGACTGGTTGTGCCTACGCCCCTCAGGCGAAGAACTCGTGAGTAGATTAGGAAAACAGAAGATGTTCAGCTATTGTGCTT ATGATTTGTCGTTCTTACATTTTGGAACCTCAAGTGAAGTTTTGGATCATCTGAGTGGAGCTAGTTTGGTACTGGTCAGTCGAAGACACCAGTGTTCTATACCAGCAACCAATCTGTCTGATATTGCAGCATCTGCTGTTCTTCTTTCTAGCAAAATTGCACCTGCTGTCTCCATTGGGGAAGATTCTCTTATATATGATTCAACCATTTCCAGTGGAATACAAATTGGTTCTCTGTCCATAGTTGTTGGTATTAATGTTCCATCAGTGAACAGTACAGCTGCTGAAAATTCATTTAGGTTCATACTTCCGGATCGTCATTGTCTTTGGGAGGTTCCGCTAGTAGGACGCACCGGAAGAGTCATAGTGTATTGTGGCCTTCATGATAACCCCAAAAATTCAGTCTCTAAGGATGGAACTTTTTGTGGGAAACCCTGGAGGAAGGTCTTGCATGATTTAGGAATTCAAGAAAATGATCTATGGAGCTCAACTGGTACTCATGAAAAGTGTTTATGGAATGCAAAAATTTTCCCTATTCTTTCTTACTTTGAGATGCTAAATTTGGCGTCATGGTTGATGGGCTTGAGTGATCAAAACTCGAAgcattttctttcattgtGGAGAAGTTCACCACGTGTCAGTTTGGAGGAGTTGCATAGATCAattgatttttcaaaaatgtgTCAAGGTTCCATTGATCATCAAGCAGACCTTGCAGCTGGAATTGCTAAAGCGTGCATTAAATATGGGATGCTTGGCTGCAACTTATATCAATTGTGTGAAGAAATTCTGCAAAAGGAAGATTTAGGAGTCAAAATATGTGAGGACTTTCTAGGTCTTTGTCCTGGACTCTTGGAGCAGAATTCTAAGATTCTTCCCAAAAGCCGAGCTTACCAGCTTCAGGTTGATCTTCTTCGAGCATGCAGGAATGAAACAACAGCTTGTAAGTTGGATCACAAAGTTTGGGATGCAGTTGCTGAGGAAACTGCTTCAGCTGTAAAATATGGTTTTAAAG AGTATCTATTTGAGGCACCCAGCGATATCCCTACTCCAGTTTATAAGAACAATGATTTTGATGGCTCTGCGGATCATTCTTTCCACCCTAGAAGGGTGAAGGTTGAATTACCAGTTCGTGTGGATTTTGTTGGGGGTTGGAGTGATACGCCTCCATGGAGCTTGGAGCGTGCTGGTTCTGTTCTGAATATGGCAATAAGTTTGGAAGGTTCTCTTCCCATTGGAGCCATCATAGAGACGGCAGAAACAATTGGTGTCTTTATTAAAGATGATGCTGGAAATGAGATACACATTGAAGACCTAACCTCAATTGCTACTCCATTTGACGGCAATGATCCCTTTCGGCTTGTCAAATCTGCACTGCTTGTGACTGGCATTATTCATGGAAGTGTTGTTGCATCCATGGGCCTGCAGATCAGGACATGGGCCCATGTTCCTCGTGGCAGTGGCTTGGGGACTTCTAGTATCTTAGCAGCTGCAGTTGTGAAGGGACTTCTCCAGATTACTGATGGAGATGAAAGTAATGAAAATGTTGCAAGACTTGTTCTTGTATTAGAGCAGCTCATGGGAACAGGTGGTGGTTGGCAGGATCAGATTGGGGGTCTCTATCCTGGTATTAAATTTAATGCAAGTTTTCCTGGAATCCCATTGCGACTACAAGTCGTCCCACTTTTGGCTTCTCCTGAGTTAATTTCAGAGTTGCAGCAACGCTTGCTTGTGGTTTTTACTGGTCAA GTTCGACTTGCACACCAAGTCTTGCAAAAGGTGGTAATCCGATATCTTCGAAGGGACAACCTTCTTGTATCCAGCATCAAGCGGCTCGCTGAGCTGGCTAAGATTGGGCGAGAAGCTTTGATGAATTGTGACATAGATGACCTTGGGGAGATAATGTTAGAGGCTTGGAGGCTGCATCAAGAACTCGATCCTTACTGCAGTAACGAATTTGTCGATAGACTTTTCGGATTTGCACACCCCTATTGTTGTGGCTACAAGCTTGTTGGAGCTGGGGGTGGAGGCTTTTCCTTGTTGCTTGCCAAGGATGCTAGGCACGCAAAGGAACTAAGACATTTGCTGGAAGAAGATTCAAGTTTTGACGTCAAAATATACAACTGGAACATCTTCTTAGATAATTAG